One Symphalangus syndactylus isolate Jambi chromosome 20, NHGRI_mSymSyn1-v2.1_pri, whole genome shotgun sequence DNA segment encodes these proteins:
- the LOC129469580 gene encoding keratin, type I cuticular Ha7-like gives MTSDHCSSLLSRQVSEANAASLCLLGNVAHANRVRVGSTPLGRPSLCLPPTCHTACPLPGTCHIPGNIGICGAYGENTLNGHEKETMQFLNDRLANYLEKVRQLERDNAELETKLRERSKCHESSMCPNYQSYFCTIQELQQKILCTKSENNRLVVQIDNAKLAADDFRTKYETERSLHQLVEADICGLRRVLDNLTLAKCDLEAQLESLKEELLCLKKNHEQEARTLRGQLGDKLRIELDIEPTIDLSRVLGEMRGQYEAMVETNRQDVEQWFQAQSEGISLQAMSCSEELQCCQSEILELRRSVNALEVELQAQHTLKDCLQNSLCEAEDRYGTELAQMQSLINNVEEQLSEIRADLERQNQEYQVLLDVRAQLEGEINTYRSLLESEDCKFPCNPCATPAFSTPSPAPAACAPCSWAIHGPCSSTGY, from the exons ATGACTTCTGACCATTGCAGTTCCCTCCTCAGCAGGCAGGTTTCAGAGGCCAACgctgcctctctgtgcctcttggGTAATGTGGCACATGCCAACCGAGTCCGTGTGGGGTCGACTCCCCTGGGCCGCCCCAGCCTCTGTCTGCCCCCAACCTGCCACACCGCTTGTCCCTTGCCAGGGACCTGCCACATTCCTGGCAACATCGGAATCTGTGGGGCCTACGGTGAAAACACCCTGAACGGCCACGAGAAGGAGACCATGCAGTTCCTGAACGACCGCCTGGCCAACTACCTGGAGAAGGTGCGCCAGCTGGAGCGGGACAATGCAGAACTGGAGACCAAACTCCGCGAGAGGAGCAAGTGCCACGAGTCCAGCATGTGCCCGAACTACCAGTCCTACTTCTGCACCATCCAGGAGCTCCAGCAGAAG ATTCTGTGCACCAAATCGGAGAACAATAGGCTGGTTGTGCAAATAGACAATGCCAAATTGGCTGCGGATGACTTCAGGACCAA GTATGAGACAGAGCGCTCGCTGCACCAGCTGGTGGAGGCTGACATCTGTGGCCTGCGCAGGGTGCTGGACAACCTCACCCTCGCCAAGTGTGACCTGGAGGCCCAGCTGGAGTCCCTGAAGGAAGAGCTGCTTTGCCTCAAGAAGAACCATGAGCAG GAAGCCCGCACTCTGAGGGGTCAGCTGGGAGACAAGCTCCGGATCGAGCTGGACATTGAGCCCACCATTGACCTGAGTAGGGTTCTGGGGGAGATGCGAGGCCAGTACGAGGCCATGGTGGAGACCAATCGCCAGGATGTGGAGCAGTGGTTCCAAGCCCAG TCTGAAGGCATCAGCCTGCAGGCCATGTCCTGCTCAGAGGAGCTGCAGTGCTGCCAGTCAGAGATCCTGGAGTTGAGACGCTCGGTAAacgccctggaggtggagcttcaGGCTCAGCACACGCTG AAGGACTGTCTACAGAACTCCCTGTGTGAAGCCGAGGACCGCTATGGCACAGAGCTGGCCCAGATGCAGAGCCTCATCAACAATGTGGAGGAACAGCTGTCTGAGATCCGGGCTGACCTGGAGCGGCAGAACCAGGAGTACCAGGTGCTGCTGGACGTCCGGGCCCAGCTGGAGGGCGAGATCAACACGTACCGGAGCCTGCTGGAGAGCGAGGACTGCAA ATTTCCCTGCAACCCGTGCGCGACCCCAGCCTTCAGCACTCCTAGTCCAGCCCCTGCAGCCTGTGCCCCCTGCTCCTGGGCCATCCATGGGCCCTGCTCATCAACTGGATACTGA
- the KRT31 gene encoding keratin, type I cuticular Ha1 isoform X2 produces the protein MPYNFCLPSLSCRTSCSSRPCVPPSCHGCTLPGACNIPANVSNCNWFCEGSFNGSEKETMQFLNDRLASYLEKVRQLERDNAELENLIRERSQQQEPLLCPSYQSYFKTIEELQQKILCTKSENARLVVQIDNAKLAADDFRTKYQTELSLRQLVESDINGLRRILDELTLCKSDLEAQVESLKEELLCLKSNHEQEVNTLRCQLGDRLNVEVDAAPTVDLNRVLNETRSQYEALVETNRREVEQWFTTQTEELNKQVVSSSEQLQSYQAEIIELRRTVNALEIELQAQHNLVYSLENTLTESEARYSSQLSQVQRLITNVESQLAEIRSDLERQNQEYQVLLDVRARLECEINTYRSLLESEDCNLPSNPCATTNACSKPIGPCISNPCTPCVPPAPCTPCVPRPRCGPCNSFVR, from the exons aTGCCCTACAACTTCTGCCTGCCCAGCCTGAGCTGCCGCACCAGCTGCTCCTCCCGGCCCTGCGTGCCCCCCAGCTGCCATGGCTGCACCCTGCCCGGGGCCTGCAACATCCCTGCCAATGTGAGCAACTGCAACTGGTTCTGTGAGGGCTCCTTCAATGGCAGCGAGAAGGAGACTATGCAGTTCCTGAACGACCGCCTGGCCAGCTACCTGGAGAAGGTGCGTCAGCTGGAGCGGGACAACGCGGAGCTGGAGAACCTCATCCGGGAGCGGTCCCAGCAGCAGGAGCCCTTGCTGTGCCCCAGCTACCAGTCCTACTTCAAGACCATTGAGGAGCTCCAGCAGAAG ATCCTGTGTACCAAGTCTGAGAATGCCAGGCTTGTGGTGCAGATCGACAACGCCAAGCTGGCTGCGGATGATTTCAGAACCAA GTACCAGACCGAGCTGTCCCTGCGGCAGCTGGTGGAGTCGGACATCAACGGTCTGCGCAGGATCCTGGATGAACTGACCCTGTGCAAGTCTGACCTGGAGGCCCAGGTGGAGTCCCTGAAGGAGGAGCTGCTCTGCCTCAAGAGCAACCACGAGCAG GAGGTCAACACCCTGCGCTGCCAACTTGGAGACCGCCTCAATGTGGAGGTGGACGCTGCTCCCACTGTGGACCTGAACCGGGTGCTGAACGAGACCAGGAGTCAGTATGAGGCCCTGGTGGAAACTAACCGCAGGGAAGTGGAGCAATGGTTCACCACACAG ACCGAGGAGCTGAACAAGCAGGTGGTGTCCAGCTCGGAGCAGCTGCAGTCCTATCAGGCAGAGATCATCGAGCTGAGACGCACGGTCAATGCCCTGGAGATAGAGCTACAGGCCCAGCACAACCTGGTGT ACTCCCTGGAAAACACGCTGACGGAGAGCGAGGCCCGCTACAGCTCCCAGCTGTCCCAGGTGCAGAGACTGATCACCAACGTGGAGTCCCAGCTGGCAGAGATCCGCAGTGACCTGGAGCGGCAGAACCAGGAGTACCAGGTGCTGCTGGACGTGCGTGCCCGGCTGGAGTGTGAGATCAACACTTACAGGAGCCTGCTGGAGAGTGAGGACTGCAA TCTGCCCAGCAATCCCTGTGCCACGACCAACGCGTGCAGCAAGCCCATCGGACCCTGTATCTCCAATCCCTGTACCCCTTGCGTCCCTCCTGCCCCCTGCACACCCTGTGTCCCACGCCCCCGCTGTGGACCCTGCAATTCCTTCGTGCGCTAG
- the KRT31 gene encoding keratin, type I cuticular Ha1 isoform X1, with protein sequence MPYNFCLPSLSCRTSCSSRPCVPPSCHGCTLPGACNIPANVSNCNWFCEGSFNGSEKETMQFLNDRLASYLEKVRQLERDNAELENLIRERSQQQEPLLCPSYQSYFKTIEELQQKILCTKSENARLVVQIDNAKLAADDFRTKYQTELSLRQLVESDINGLRRILDELTLCKSDLEAQVESLKEELLCLKSNHEQEVNTLRCQLGDRLNVEVDAAPTVDLNRVLNETRSQYEALVETNRREVEQWFTTQTEELNKQVVSSSEQLQSYQAEIIELRRTVNALEIELQAQHNLRDSLENTLTESEARYSSQLSQVQRLITNVESQLAEIRSDLERQNQEYQVLLDVRARLECEINTYRSLLESEDCNLPSNPCATTNACSKPIGPCISNPCTPCVPPAPCTPCVPRPRCGPCNSFVR encoded by the exons aTGCCCTACAACTTCTGCCTGCCCAGCCTGAGCTGCCGCACCAGCTGCTCCTCCCGGCCCTGCGTGCCCCCCAGCTGCCATGGCTGCACCCTGCCCGGGGCCTGCAACATCCCTGCCAATGTGAGCAACTGCAACTGGTTCTGTGAGGGCTCCTTCAATGGCAGCGAGAAGGAGACTATGCAGTTCCTGAACGACCGCCTGGCCAGCTACCTGGAGAAGGTGCGTCAGCTGGAGCGGGACAACGCGGAGCTGGAGAACCTCATCCGGGAGCGGTCCCAGCAGCAGGAGCCCTTGCTGTGCCCCAGCTACCAGTCCTACTTCAAGACCATTGAGGAGCTCCAGCAGAAG ATCCTGTGTACCAAGTCTGAGAATGCCAGGCTTGTGGTGCAGATCGACAACGCCAAGCTGGCTGCGGATGATTTCAGAACCAA GTACCAGACCGAGCTGTCCCTGCGGCAGCTGGTGGAGTCGGACATCAACGGTCTGCGCAGGATCCTGGATGAACTGACCCTGTGCAAGTCTGACCTGGAGGCCCAGGTGGAGTCCCTGAAGGAGGAGCTGCTCTGCCTCAAGAGCAACCACGAGCAG GAGGTCAACACCCTGCGCTGCCAACTTGGAGACCGCCTCAATGTGGAGGTGGACGCTGCTCCCACTGTGGACCTGAACCGGGTGCTGAACGAGACCAGGAGTCAGTATGAGGCCCTGGTGGAAACTAACCGCAGGGAAGTGGAGCAATGGTTCACCACACAG ACCGAGGAGCTGAACAAGCAGGTGGTGTCCAGCTCGGAGCAGCTGCAGTCCTATCAGGCAGAGATCATCGAGCTGAGACGCACGGTCAATGCCCTGGAGATAGAGCTACAGGCCCAGCACAACCTG CGAGACTCCCTGGAAAACACGCTGACGGAGAGCGAGGCCCGCTACAGCTCCCAGCTGTCCCAGGTGCAGAGACTGATCACCAACGTGGAGTCCCAGCTGGCAGAGATCCGCAGTGACCTGGAGCGGCAGAACCAGGAGTACCAGGTGCTGCTGGACGTGCGTGCCCGGCTGGAGTGTGAGATCAACACTTACAGGAGCCTGCTGGAGAGTGAGGACTGCAA TCTGCCCAGCAATCCCTGTGCCACGACCAACGCGTGCAGCAAGCCCATCGGACCCTGTATCTCCAATCCCTGTACCCCTTGCGTCCCTCCTGCCCCCTGCACACCCTGTGTCCCACGCCCCCGCTGTGGACCCTGCAATTCCTTCGTGCGCTAG